A window of the Aspergillus flavus chromosome 6, complete sequence genome harbors these coding sequences:
- a CDS encoding uncharacterized protein (expressed protein), producing the protein MARLSLTARLIFLIRSNGYEELLGEIVNINASDRHLRLFTARYSRHSAKVKDVSKIVAEIPLRVSAKRRRINSQRHPPCP; encoded by the coding sequence ATGGCCCGGTTGAGTCTTACCGCACGACTTATCTTCTTGATCAGAAGCAACGGGTACGAGGAACTCCTCGGTGAGATAGTCAACATCAATGCGAGCGACCGGCACCTCCGGCTGTTTACCGCGCGATACAGCAGACATAGTGCTAAGGTCAAAGATGTCAGCAAGATAGTCGCCGAGATTCCACTCAGGGTGTccgcgaagaggaggagaatcAATTCGCAGCGACATCCCCCTTGTCCATGA
- a CDS encoding kinetochore Sim4 complex subunit Fta2, translating to MAEVQQDEQDPQYQFFLYLFLSEEALEVQVTNDSSITNVDEVVRQDPMLKRFVGYKDDITKPRFIDMGRQGFVFRFKYREQDLCLKVFYPYKAPYNVHKEVEAFISPFGCESRAFARLCDLRENGHWAVRCHGWMYLTDSQLQQLRRVCGRRVGNDPYWGNARWAIVKDFIADKPPSRQDEQFQNILSNFCIPKRGGILPDDVKKENYRGDRIVDLGSTITFPFYRRYAQAEDLDRFFKELDQYELPEWDNSNE from the exons ATGGCAGAAGTCCAACAGGACGAACAGGACCCACAGTACCAATTTTTCCTCTATCTTTTCTTGTCGGAAGAAGCTTTAGAGGTCCAAGTCACCAACGACTCCTCTATTACCAATGTTGATGAAGTAGTGAGGCAAGACCCCATGTTAAAGCGATTCGTCGGTTACAAAGATGATATTACCAAACCCAGATTTATCGACATGGGCCGACAGGGCTTTGTCTTCCGGTTCAAGTACAGGGAACAAGACCTCTGCCTGAAGGTG TTCTATCCATATAAAGCACCATACAATGTTCACAAGGAAGTAGAAGCTTTCATCAGCCCGTTTGGATGTGAATCGCGTGCATTTGCTCGTCTATGCGACCTGCGCGAAAATGGCCACTGGGCGGTGCGGTGTCATGGATGGATGTACCTAACGGACTCCCAGCTTCAGCAGCTTCGGAGAGTATGTGGACGACGGGTGGGGAATGACCCATATTGGGGTAATGCCCGGTGGGCTATCGTGAAGGACTTTATCGCTGATAAGCCACCGAGCCGCCAAGATGAACAATTCCAAAATATCCTTTCGAATTTTTGCATTCCAAAGCGTGGCGGTATCCTGCCTGACGATGTCAAGAAGGAAAATTATAGAGGGGACCGGATTGTGGATCTGGGATCTACTATTACGTTCCCTTTCTATCGTCGTTATGCCCAGGCAGAGGACTTGGATAGGTTCTTCAAGGAGTTGGACCAATATGAATTACCTGAATGGGACAATTCTAATGAGTGA
- a CDS encoding glycoside hydrolase superfamily — translation MSSSKTVALFTLALASFKGALAALRLNSPNNIAVYWGKYHAKRIICAITDMTSQVYQISFLTRINGAGGVPEVNFANAGDNCTAFPGTQLLDCPQIAEDIKECQSLGRTILLSIGGATYNEGGFTNEAAATAGAKMIWETFGPVSNPSVKRPFGDAVVDGFDFDFEATVNNMPAFANQLRSYYASDTSKKYYTTAAPQCPYPDAADGPMLDGAVYFDAIWIQFYNNYCGLQAFVPGSAAQNNFNFDVWDKWARETSLNKNAKVFLGVPGNQGAAGTGYQPISTVSEIIKYVKQFSSFGGVMVWDASQVYANTGFLSGLRSALGGGGTTPAPTTSPTTTPTTSLTTTSKTTSPTPTTKSTSTSTTLTTTTKSSTASPTSSKPTASPTSTVCPIAGQTCPTSGAFSCNGSQFGICDNGRWVMQQCPAGLVCAQSGSGVYCDYPGSTGVAPCS, via the exons ATGTCTTCTTCAAAGACTGTTGCACTTTTCACACTTGCTCTGGCTTCTTTCAAAGGCGCGCTGGCCGCGTTGAGATTGAACAGTCCAAACAATATCGCCGTTTATTGGGGTAAATATCACGCCAAGCGCATAATCTGTGCCATAACTGACATGACCTCTCAG GTATACCAaatctccttcctcaccaGAATTAACGGAGCCGGTGGTGTCCCTGAAGTCAATTTCGCAAATGCCGGCGACAACTGCACCGCATTTCCAGGGACCCAGCTTCTGGACTGTCCTCAAATAGC TGAGGATATAAAAGAATGCCAATCACTCGGGCGAACAATTCTCCTTTCGATCGGAGGAGCCACTTACAATGAAGGCGGTTTTACCAACGAAGCAGCCGCAACTGCCGGTGCCAAGATGATCTGGGAGACATTCGGACCAGTTTCCAATCCCTCTGTGAAACGACCATTCGGAGACGCAGTAGTTGACGGTTTCGATTTTGACTTCGAGGCAACTGTCAACAACATGCCCGCCTTTGCAAACCAATTGCGGTCCTATTACGCCAGCGATACCTCGAAGAAATACTATACCACAGCTGCACCGCAGTGTCCTTACCCGGACGCGGCGGACGGCCCTATGCTCGATGGCGCTGTGTACTTCGATGCGATATGGATCCAGTTCTACAACAACTATTGCGGACTTCAAGCATTCGTCCCCGGTAGCGCAGCACAGAATAACTTCAATTTCGATGTCTGGGACAAGTGGGCTCGGGAGACCTCTCTGAACAAAAACGCGAAAGTCTTTCTCGGTGTCCCAGGCAACCAGGGCGCTGCCGGCACTGGGTACCAGCCTATATCGACTGTTAGCGAGATTATCAAGTACGTGAAACAGTTCAGTAGTTTCGGAGGGGTCATGGTCTGGGATGCAAGTCAGGTATACGCCAACACCGGCTTTCTTTCAGGACTCAGGTCAGCTTTGGGTGGAGGGGGGACTACTCCAGCTCCGACGACGAGCCCGACTACAACTCCGACGACGAGCCTGACTACAACATCGAAGACGACCTCACCTACACCGACGACAAAGTCTACATCTACAAGCACCACCTTGACTACCACTACGAAGTCCTCCACCGCTAGTCCAACGTCGAGTAAGCCAACAGCCTCACCAACCTCAACTGTGTGTCCGATCGCTGGACAAACATGCCCCACTAGTGGAGCCTTTTCTTGCAATGGCAGTCAGTTTGGTATTTGTGACAATGGTAGGTGGGTGATGCAACAATGTCCCGCGGGGTTGGTTTGTGCCCAGAGTGGCTCGGGCGTATATTGTGACTACCCTGGATCTACTGGTGTCGCACCTTGTTCTTGA
- a CDS encoding S-adenosyl-L-methionine-dependent methyltransferase, producing the protein MSKSPKQPYDTQSLTETVMDYPFQYGRRYHKYHEGAYVFPNDEKESVRLNMQHHMFKLVNNGRLYFAPLQDPRKMLDIGTGTGIWPIEMAALFPNAEITGTDLSPIQPTVVPENVHFLVDDAAEEEWLWHHDYFDYIRLAHLTGGIPSSEELLRKSLQHLKPGGWLECHEMDPKPMCDDGTMPPEAEEGGLSAFALHDWWRAQHQSGQFTNPPRQFRIAPRIERSMIESGFVDIQQRIKKVPTNPWPSDPEMKEIGFHSERNWLEALSGWSYKPLTSLGWTRPEIEVFLVNVRKAIRNRDVHCYTNYHVVIGRKPFPDEKEAL; encoded by the exons ATGTCAAAGAGCCCTAAGCAACCTTA TGACACGCAGTCATTGACTGAGACTGTGATGGACTATCCATTTCAATACGGAAGACGATATCATAAATACCATGAGGGCG CGTACGTTTTCCCaaatgatgagaaggagtcAGTTCGCCTGAATATGCAGCACCACATGTTCAAGCTAGTTAATAATGGACGGCTATATTTTGCTCCGCTACAAGACCCTAGGAAGATGCTTGATATTGGTACTGGTACCGGGATATGGCCGATAGAAATGG CTGCTCTATTCCCCAATGCCGAGATTACAGGTACCGATCTTTCGCCCATTCAACCGACTGTAGTCCCTGAGAATGTCCATTTCCTGGTTGATGATGCGGCTGAGGAGGAGTGGCTCTGGCACCACGACTACTTTGACTATATTCGTCTCGCCCACTTAACGGGAGGAATACCTTCATCTGAAGAGCTCCTACGAAAGTCTTTACAGCATTTGAAGCCCGGCGGCTGGCTCGAATGTCACGAAATGGACCCTAAGCCCATGTGTGATGATGGCACGATGCCCCCGGAAGCTGAAGAGGGCGGTCTTAGTGCATTCGCTCTCCACGACTGGTGGAGAGCTCAACATCAATCGGGCCAGTTTACCAATCCACCAAGGCAGTTCCGAATTGCGCCTCGAATAGAGCGATCCATGATAGAGTCGGGATTTGTCGACATCCAGCAACGGATTAAAAAAGTTCCAACGAATCCGTGGCCTTCTGATCccgagatgaaggagattgGCTTCCACAGTGAGAGAAACTGGCTAGAGGCTTTATCCGGATGGTCATATAAGCCGCTTACATCCCTCGGGTGGACGAGGCCAGAAATCGAAGTCTTTCTCGTCAATGTGCGGAAGGCTATTCGGAATCGGGATGTCCACTGCTACACGAATTATCATGTGGTGATAGGCAGGAAGCCATTCCctgatgagaaagaagcatTATAA
- a CDS encoding P-loop containing nucleoside triphosphate hydrolase protein, giving the protein MPRLIDREPNTRIKPMRILCLGLTRTGTNSLVVALRKLGYTPYHGSECFKSPPRDFNLWIEALKCNFFNPDPKKIPRYGREEFDRLIGSYDAVLDIPASMFWEDLIHAYPDAKIILTTRDFDSWWVSMDKTLFRFIRMPFFRYWQYFDQKEVGPLYRMSELVWRVFCGNCYEKEVCEKAFQEHYRKVREAVPEERRLELKVGRDGWDVLCPFLGVEVPAEEWPREYPARALNENIDMAFWGAVRTILFWVGFGVVVVLGVVWMGAYAGRYHDEI; this is encoded by the exons ATGCCCCGACTGATCGACCGCGAACCCAATACGCGTATAAAACCCATGCGCATCCTCTGCCTGGGTCTAACCCGAACCGGGACAAACT CCCTAGTCGTGGCCCTCCGGAAACTAGGCTACACACCTTACCATGGCTCCGAATGTTTCAAGTCCCCACCACGGGACTTCAACCTCTGGATCGAAGCATTGAAATGTAACTTCTTCAACCCGGACCCCAAGAAAATTCCCCGCTACGGCCGCGAAGAATTCGATCGTCTCATCGGTTCCTACGACGCCGTCCTGGACATCCCGGCCTCAATGTTCTGGGAAGATCTCATCCACGCATACCCAGACGCAAAGATAATCCTCACAACCCGGGACTTCGATTCCTGGTGGGTGTCCATGGACAAGACTCTATTTCGGTTCATCCGGATGCCGTTCTTTCGGTACTGGCAGTATTTCGATCAGAAGGAGGTTGGGCCGCTGTATAGAATGTCTGAGCTGGTCTGGAGGGTTTTTTGTGGGAACTGCTACGAGAAAGAGGTTTGCGAAAAGGCGTTTCAGGAGCATTATCGGAAAGTGAGGGAGGCTGTTCcggaggagaggaggttGGAGTTGAAGGTGGGTAGGGATGGGTGGGATGTGCTGTGTCCGTTTCTGGGGGTCGAGGTTCCTGCGGAAGAGTGGCCGAGGGAGTATCCTGCTAGGGCTCTGAATGAGAATATAGATATGGCTTTTTGGGGGGCTGTTCGGACGATTCTGTTCTGGGTTGGATTtggggtggtggttgttTTGGGTGTGGTTTGGATGGGTGCGTATGCTGGGAGGTATCATGATGAGATTTGA
- a CDS encoding Pfs domain protein, whose product MWSRYSKRLFQRPVNREQSQNHRDLLETHSQSLGYRQLGTIKIDCSFMPDSQWGILQKVAGAPAWLLYLQLQFSQPSDCKLANANVELTFEKMAPASQEPINLSNLGPVLTEYFGPRGIAGNDLVEPVVLGSTALNAKLKASKRPGSHQDTGTQWSLQAYTWPVEGDNSGLHRRVEWIIKEADSQHQPLLHRGQVRVALVLQHDLDPFFITVRIEGQLHGDRGWFKFPSSMDSSTRTLCVRVSPSAHEQTPLDERARQLNKDMTALLVQSFRPISKLDKGLRPEELKSSCDKATKTAPLANRTTPKESEEYTIGWICALSLEMAAASAMLDEIHETLPTPSNDYNNYTLGKIGSHNIVIACLPIGVYGTTSAATVATQMLATFPSIRFSLMVGIGGGVPSSTADIRLGDVVVSKPNGRLGGVVQYDYGKTVANGIFEQTGALNKPPQALLTTVAKMQAEHMMRGDKIFKYLSQMVTAYPRMQNFTYPGQERDYLFRADYDHEGPNPTCKNCDPAQTVDRKVRMQSTPVVHYGTIASGNQVIKHGQTRDRIAQQQGILCFEMEAAGLMDNFPCLVIRGICDYADSHKNNDWQEYAAATAAAYAKEFISMTPARQVEITPTAVEA is encoded by the coding sequence ATGTGGAGTCGCTACTCAAAACGTCTTTTCCAGCGGCCAGTAAATCGAGAACAGAGTCAAAATCATAGAGACCTCTTAGAGACCCACAGCCAGAGCCTGGGATACAGGCAGCTGGGAACGATCAAGATTGACTGCTCGTTTATGCCGGATTCCCAATGGGGGATTCTTCAGAAGGTAGCCGGTGCACCCGCTTGGTTGCTATATCTTCAACTGCagttcagccagccatcGGATTGCAAGCTCGCAAACGCAAATGTCGAGCTCACCTTTGAGAAGATGGCACCTGCAAGCCAAGAACCAATCAATCTTTCAAATTTGGGGCCGGTTCTCACAGAATATTTCGGTCCTCGGGGCATCGCAGGAAACGATTTGGTTGAGCCCGTTGTCCTCGGGTCTACTGCATTGAACGCTAAACTCAAAGCAAGTAAGAGACCCGGATCTCACCAAGACACCGGTACGCAGTGGTCCTTGCAAGCGTACACTTGGCCAGTAGAGGGAGATAACAGTGGCCTCCATCGTCGGGTCGAATGGATCATAAAAGAAGCAGATTCACAGCACCAGCCACTTCTGCATCGTGGCCAAGTCCGAGTCGCACTCGTTCTACAGCATGACTTAGACCCCTTTTTCATCACCGTTCGCATCGAGGGCCAGCTTCACGGAGACCGCGGTTGGTTTAAGTTCCCCTCTTCGATGGATTCATCCACCAGAACCCTCTGTGTCCGAGTTTCGCCATCTGCGCACGAGCAAACTCCATTGGATGAGAGGGCAAGACAACTGAATAAAGATATGACAGCACTTCTGGTTCAAAGTTTCAGACCAATATCCAAATTAGATAAGGGGCTGAGACCGGAAGAACTGAAGAGTAGTTGCGACAAGGCAACAAAAACAGCGCCACTCGCAAATCGAACAACACCTAAAGAGTCTGAGGAGTATACAATCGGCTGGATCTGTGCTTTATCCCTCGAAATGGCAGCAGCAAGTGCGATGCTCGACGAAATACATGAGACCCTGCCCACTCCCTCGAATGACTATAACAATTATACATTAGGGAAAATTGGATCCCATAACATCGTGATCGCTTGTCTTCCCATTGGAGTATATGGAACAACTTCTGCGGCAACCGTGGCCACTCAAATGCTAGCCACGTTTCCATCAATACGATTCAGCTTGATGGTAGGAATTGGCGGTGGCGTTCCTAGCAGTACAGCCGATATTCGACTAGGAGATGTTGTTGTTAGCAAGCCAAACGGGAGGCTAGGGGGAGTGGTGCAATATGACTATGGCAAAACCGTCGCGAATGGTATATTCGAACAGACTGGTGCCCTAAATAAACCCCCACAGGCTCTCTTGACAACAGTCGCAAAGATGCAAGCCGAACACATGATGCGTGGTgataaaatttttaaataccTTTCCCAAATGGTAACTGCGTATCCGCGAATGCAGAACTTTACCTACCCTGGCCAGGAACGAGATTACCTTTTCCGAGCTGATTACGATCATGAAGGACCAAATCCTACCTGTAAAAACTGTGACCCAGCCCAGACTGTGGACCGCAAGGTTCGAATGCAAAGCACTCCGGTAGTTCATTACGGTACAATTGCGTCCGGAAATCAAGTTATAAAGCATGGCCAAACCCGGGACAGGATTGCTCAACAACAGGGAATCTTATGCTTCGAGATGGAGGCAGCCGGTCTAATGGATAATTTTCCATGTCTAGTCATTCGTGGAATTTGCGACTATGCTGATTCTCACAAGAACAATGACTGGCAAGAGTATGCTGCAGCCACCGCTGCCGCATACGCTAAAGAGTTTATCTCCATGACACCTGCTAGACAGGTTGAGATCACACCAACGGCCGTAGAGGCATAA